In Corylus avellana chromosome ca2, CavTom2PMs-1.0, the following proteins share a genomic window:
- the LOC132171401 gene encoding ankyrin repeat-containing protein ITN1-like isoform X1, with protein MAEHTIDMTHNNGRQKGKEKVGDDAGDTSRRSIISEEPSSGISEGESDQNQTSGKNLEEHGRCALLLRAALKGDWAAAKPFLKNKSDCLQAHITKEEATTLHIAATAGHTTFVEELLKLVGPIQPEDLESKTNYGFTALHSAAQSGNVRIAMQLVKINDKLLLNTCNMANAPLIVAAYLGHTSMVSYLFSVTPFEELTKEKRIDLLHVTIYNDMYDIALKILERDPNIANAGTECWQEAMEMLARKPFSIGSESKLSFWKNLLHSWFKGICNKAFMKTLAHELVEKLWTKDLSSNLAHNNIALIFEAAKVGNVEFIIILTHSYPDLIWQQDKNKMSIFHFAILYRQESVLNLIYEIGASKDSLTSSATEDYKENMLHLAGKLAPSDRLNIVSGAALQMQRELLWFKEIEKIVPHTYVNRVNSKGQTPKEIFTKEHINLQKEGEKWMKDTANYCMLVTTLIATVIFAAAFTVPGGNNQDTGTPILLRSNWLIVFFISDAIALCSSLTSTIIFLSILTSRYAEDDFLKSLPTKLMLGLATLFISMAGMMVAFNATFFLVYTSTRAWAPIVVVASASIPITSFVLLHLKLWVDTFLSTYKSRFLFQPYKHRLF; from the exons ATGGCTGAACATACTATCGACATGACTCATAATAATGGAAGAcagaagggaaaggaaaaagtAGGTGATGATGCCGGAGATACTAGTCGTCGCTCGATCATATCTGAGGAGCCAAGTTCTGGGATATCGGAAGGAGAATCTGATCAAAATCAAACTAGTGGGA aaaatctagaaGAACACGGACGGTGTGCTCTCCTCCTTCGAGCTGCCTTAAAAGGTGATTGGGCGGCTGCCAAACCTTTTCTTAAGAATAAGTCAGACTGTCTTCAAGCTCACATTACGAAAGAGGAAGCGACAACACTTCACATTGCGGCGACTGCAGGACACACCACTTTTGTAGAAGAATTGTTGAAATTGGTGGGGCCGATTCAGCCGGAGGACTTGGAATCGAAAACCAATTATGGATTTACGGCCCTCCACTCTGCTGCTCAATCAGGAAACGTCAGAATCGCTATGCAGCTGGTGAAAATCAACGATAAATTGCTATTGAATACTTGTAATATGGCAAACGCACCACTCATTGTTGCAGCTTATCTAGGACATACAAGCATGGTCTCCTATCTATTTTCTGTGACTCCTTTTGAAGAATTGACTAAAGAAAAACGCATCGACCTCCTTCATGTTACTATTTACAATGATATGTATG ATATAGCATTGAAAATTCTAGAAAGGGATCCTAACATAGCAAATGCCGGCACTGAATGCTGGCAGGAAGCGATGGAAATGTTGGCGAGGAAACCTTTCTCAATTGGCAGCGAAAGTAAGCTATCATTCTGGAAAAATCTCTTACACTCTT GGTTCAAAGGGATTTGTAACAAAGCTTTCATGAAGACATTAGCCCATGAACTAGTTGAAAAACTTTGGACAAAGGATCTCTCATCAAACTTGGCTCACAACAATAtcgctttaatttttgaagctgCAAAAGTTGGAAATGTTGAATTTATAATTATACTTACCCACTCTTATCCTGACCTTATATGGcaacaagacaaaaataaaatgagtatATTTCACTTTGCCATTTTATATCGACAAGAGAGTGTGCTGAATCTAATATATGAAATAGGTGCTAGCAAGGATAGCCTTACATCCTCTGCTACTGAAGATTACAAAGAAAACATGTTGCATTTAGCTGGAAAATTAGCTCCTTCAGATCGACTAAATATTGTATCAGGAGCAGCCCTTCAAATGCAACGAGAGTTGTTGTGGTTTAAG GAGATAGAAAAGATTGTGCCGCACACATACGTGAACAGAGTGAATTCGAAAGGCCAAACACCTAAGGAAATTTTTACAAAGGAACATATAAATTTGCAGAAAGAAGGTGAAAAATGGATGAAAGATACAGCAAACTATTGCATGCTTGTGACAACATTGATTGCCACTGTGATTTTTGCTGCAGCCTTTACTGTACCAGGTGGCAATAATCAAGATACAGGAACTCCTATTCTTTTGAGAAGTAACTGGCTTATTGTATTCTTCATATCAGATGCAATAGCACTGTGTTCCTCTTTGACttcaacaataattttcttGTCAATTCTCACGTCTCGTTACGCAGAAGATGATTTCTTAAAATCATTACCTACAAAGTTGATGTTGGGACTTGCCACACTCTTCATTTCCATGGCGGGCATGATGGTAGCCTTCAATGCAACTTTCTTTTTGGTGTATACAAGCACAAGGGCATGGGCTCCGATTGTTGTAGTTGCTTCAGCTAGTATCCCAATTACGTCATTTGTTTTGTTACATCTTAAACTTTGGGTTGATACATTCCTCTCAACATACAAGTCTAGATTTCTTTTTCAGCCATATAAACATAGACTTTTTTAG
- the LOC132171401 gene encoding ankyrin repeat-containing protein ITN1-like isoform X2, protein MAEHTIDMTHNNGRQKGKEKVGDDAGDTSRRSIISEEPSSGISEGESDQNQTSGKNLEEHGRCALLLRAALKGDWAAAKPFLKNKSDCLQAHITKEEATTLHIAATAGHTTFVEELLKLVGPIQPEDLESKTNYGFTALHSAAQSGNVRIAMQLVKINDKLLLNTCNMANAPLIVAAYLGHTSMVSYLFSVTPFEELTKEKRIDLLHVTIYNDMYDIALKILERDPNIANAGTECWQEAMEMLARKPFSIGSERFKGICNKAFMKTLAHELVEKLWTKDLSSNLAHNNIALIFEAAKVGNVEFIIILTHSYPDLIWQQDKNKMSIFHFAILYRQESVLNLIYEIGASKDSLTSSATEDYKENMLHLAGKLAPSDRLNIVSGAALQMQRELLWFKEIEKIVPHTYVNRVNSKGQTPKEIFTKEHINLQKEGEKWMKDTANYCMLVTTLIATVIFAAAFTVPGGNNQDTGTPILLRSNWLIVFFISDAIALCSSLTSTIIFLSILTSRYAEDDFLKSLPTKLMLGLATLFISMAGMMVAFNATFFLVYTSTRAWAPIVVVASASIPITSFVLLHLKLWVDTFLSTYKSRFLFQPYKHRLF, encoded by the exons ATGGCTGAACATACTATCGACATGACTCATAATAATGGAAGAcagaagggaaaggaaaaagtAGGTGATGATGCCGGAGATACTAGTCGTCGCTCGATCATATCTGAGGAGCCAAGTTCTGGGATATCGGAAGGAGAATCTGATCAAAATCAAACTAGTGGGA aaaatctagaaGAACACGGACGGTGTGCTCTCCTCCTTCGAGCTGCCTTAAAAGGTGATTGGGCGGCTGCCAAACCTTTTCTTAAGAATAAGTCAGACTGTCTTCAAGCTCACATTACGAAAGAGGAAGCGACAACACTTCACATTGCGGCGACTGCAGGACACACCACTTTTGTAGAAGAATTGTTGAAATTGGTGGGGCCGATTCAGCCGGAGGACTTGGAATCGAAAACCAATTATGGATTTACGGCCCTCCACTCTGCTGCTCAATCAGGAAACGTCAGAATCGCTATGCAGCTGGTGAAAATCAACGATAAATTGCTATTGAATACTTGTAATATGGCAAACGCACCACTCATTGTTGCAGCTTATCTAGGACATACAAGCATGGTCTCCTATCTATTTTCTGTGACTCCTTTTGAAGAATTGACTAAAGAAAAACGCATCGACCTCCTTCATGTTACTATTTACAATGATATGTATG ATATAGCATTGAAAATTCTAGAAAGGGATCCTAACATAGCAAATGCCGGCACTGAATGCTGGCAGGAAGCGATGGAAATGTTGGCGAGGAAACCTTTCTCAATTGGCAGCGAAA GGTTCAAAGGGATTTGTAACAAAGCTTTCATGAAGACATTAGCCCATGAACTAGTTGAAAAACTTTGGACAAAGGATCTCTCATCAAACTTGGCTCACAACAATAtcgctttaatttttgaagctgCAAAAGTTGGAAATGTTGAATTTATAATTATACTTACCCACTCTTATCCTGACCTTATATGGcaacaagacaaaaataaaatgagtatATTTCACTTTGCCATTTTATATCGACAAGAGAGTGTGCTGAATCTAATATATGAAATAGGTGCTAGCAAGGATAGCCTTACATCCTCTGCTACTGAAGATTACAAAGAAAACATGTTGCATTTAGCTGGAAAATTAGCTCCTTCAGATCGACTAAATATTGTATCAGGAGCAGCCCTTCAAATGCAACGAGAGTTGTTGTGGTTTAAG GAGATAGAAAAGATTGTGCCGCACACATACGTGAACAGAGTGAATTCGAAAGGCCAAACACCTAAGGAAATTTTTACAAAGGAACATATAAATTTGCAGAAAGAAGGTGAAAAATGGATGAAAGATACAGCAAACTATTGCATGCTTGTGACAACATTGATTGCCACTGTGATTTTTGCTGCAGCCTTTACTGTACCAGGTGGCAATAATCAAGATACAGGAACTCCTATTCTTTTGAGAAGTAACTGGCTTATTGTATTCTTCATATCAGATGCAATAGCACTGTGTTCCTCTTTGACttcaacaataattttcttGTCAATTCTCACGTCTCGTTACGCAGAAGATGATTTCTTAAAATCATTACCTACAAAGTTGATGTTGGGACTTGCCACACTCTTCATTTCCATGGCGGGCATGATGGTAGCCTTCAATGCAACTTTCTTTTTGGTGTATACAAGCACAAGGGCATGGGCTCCGATTGTTGTAGTTGCTTCAGCTAGTATCCCAATTACGTCATTTGTTTTGTTACATCTTAAACTTTGGGTTGATACATTCCTCTCAACATACAAGTCTAGATTTCTTTTTCAGCCATATAAACATAGACTTTTTTAG
- the LOC132172620 gene encoding ankyrin repeat-containing protein ITN1-like, with translation MSIFHFAIKYRQESVFNLIYEIGASKDSLASYATENCKENMLHLAGKLAPPDRRNIVSGAALQMQRELLWFKEIEKIVPHTYVNRENSKHQTPKEIFTKQHKNLQKEGEKWMKDTANYCMLVTTLIATVIFAAAFTVPGGHNQDTGTPILLRSNWLIVFFISDAIALCSSLTSTIIFLSILTSRYTEDDFLKSLPTKLMLGLATLFISMAGMMVAFSATFFLVYTSTRAWAPTVVVASASIPITSFVLLHLKLWVDIFLSTYKSRFLFQPYKHRLFLEKDAD, from the exons atgagtatATTTCACTTTGCTATTAAATATCGACAAGAGAGTGTgttcaatctaatatatgaAATAGGTGCTAGCAAGGATAGCCTTGCATCCTATGCTACTGAAAATTGCAAAGAGAACATGTTGCATTTAGCTGGAAAATTAGCTCCTCCAGATCGACGAAATATTGTATCAGGAGCAGCCCTTCAAATGCAACGAGAGTTGTTGTGGTTTAAG GAGATAGAAAAGATTGTGCCGCACACATACGTGAACAGAGAGAATTCAAAACACCAAACACCTAAGGAAATTTTTACAAAGCAACATAAAAATTTGCAGAAAGAAGGTGAAAAATGGATGAAAGATACAGCAAACTATTGCATGCTTGTGACAACATTGATTGCCACTGTGATTTTTGCTGCAGCCTTCACTGTACCAGGTGGCCATAATCAAGATACAGGAACTCCTATTCTTTTGAGAAGTAACTGGCTTATTGTATTCTTCATATCAGATGCAATAGCACTGTGTTCCTCTTTGACttcaacaataattttcttGTCAATTCTCACGTCTCGTTACACAGAAGATGATTTCTTAAAGTCATTACCTACAAAGTTGATGTTGGGACTTGCCACACTCTTCATTTCCATGGCGGGCATGATGGTAGCCTTCAGTGCAACTTTCTTTTTGGTGTATACAAGCACAAGGGCATGGGCTCCGACTGTTGTAGTTGCTTCAGCTAGTATCCCAATTACGTCATTTGTTTTGTTACATCTTAAACTTTGGGTTGATATATTCCTCTCAACATACAAGTCTAGATTTCTTTTTCAGCCATATAAACATAGACTTTTTTTAGAGAAAGATGCAGATTGA
- the LOC132169297 gene encoding uncharacterized protein LOC132169297, with protein sequence MTSSYIAPPRRNIRRIREVLDVLRREKFYAAPAKYSFIADSVLFLGYVVSKDGLAVDESKVAAVRDWPLPMTLQELHCDASKIGIGAVLSQRSQPVAYFSEKLKNTQLNYSTYDIEFYALVQALEHWSLYLAYNDFILYSDHEALKHLHSQDKLSSRHAKWATFVQQFSFTIKHKSGTLNKVADALSRKSSLLTTMSLEVIGFDLLKDSLSIDLFFGPIVGEVSSGVRDDFGLYNGFLFKEGPWTNVSMDFVLGLPKTQRSNDSIFVVVDRFSKMVHFIACKKTADASLVGEHLKSWDQKLFQAEFAYNRSTNRSTSLSPFTIIFGSNPLAPLVLAPISDLKRPHGKAEDLIAQIQEGHKFTIQNLQESTARYKTDADKKHQVIEFEEGDFVWAVLTKDRFPVGEYNNLAARKIGQVEIIEKINSNAYRLKLPSQIKTSYVFNVKYLVPFTGDSSDEDANSRKTGMDKGVKTPRKMVTRSQTRAAKEVVSGTMTDRTLTAIEHSSPVLESEVPGTTTDGPCFGDREHD encoded by the exons ATGACATCCTCATATATAGCTCCACCAAGGAGGAACATTCGACGTATACGGGAGGTCCTCGATGTGTTGCGCAGAGAAAAATTTTATGCGGCACCGGCTAAGTATTCTTTCATAGCCGATTCGGTTCTTTTCCTTGGCTACGTGGTGTCCAAAGATGGGTTGGCAGTGGATGAGTCAAAGGTTGCAGCAGTTCGGGATTGGCCTCTCCCAATGACACTTCAAGAG CTACATTGTGATGCCTCAAAGATCGGCATTGGGGCGGTACTCAGCCAAAGGAGCCAGCCTGTGGCTTATTTTAGTGAGAAATTGAAGAATACACAACTTAATTATAGCACATATGATATTGAGTTTTATGCATTGGTGCAAGCACTGGAACATTGGAGCTTATACCTTGCCTACAACGACTTCATCTTGTATTCGGACCATGAGGCCCTCAAACACCTTCATAGTCAAGATAAGTTGTCATCCCGACATGCTAAATGGGCCACTTTTGTCCAACAATTCTCATTTACAATCAAGCACAAGTCGGGAACTTTGAACAAAGTGGCCGATGCCCTCAGCCGGAAATCATCTCTGTTGACCACCATGAGTTTGGAGGTAATAGGCTTTGACTTATTGAAAGATTCTTTGTCTATTGATCTGTTTTTTGGTCCTATTGTTGGAGAGGTCTCTTCAGGGGTAAGAGACGACTTTGGTTTGTACAATGGGTTCCTTTTCAAAG AGGGGCCATGGACCAATGTGAGCATGGACTTCGTGTTGGGCTTACCAAAGACCCAAAGAAGTAACGACTCTATCTTTGTGGTTGTTGATCGATTTTCTAAAATGGTGCATTTCATTGCTTGTAAGAAGACAGCCGATGCG AGCTTGGTAGGGGAGCACCTCAAGTCGTGGGACCAAAAATTGTTCCAAGCCGAGTTTGCCTACAACCGTTCTACTAATCGGAGTACTAGCCTTAGTCCATTCACCATCATTTTTGGGAGTAATCCTCTTGCCCCATTGGTTTTGGCGCCTATTTCGGATTTGAAGCGACCACATGGTAAGGCCGAAGACTTAATAGCCCAAATACAAGAGGGTCATAAGTTCACCATTCAAAATTTACAAGAGTCCACAGCACGGTATAAAACGGATGCAGATAAGAAACATCAAGTTATAGAATTTGAGGAAGGCGATTTTGTGTGGGCTGTGCTCACTAAAGATCGGTTTCCGGTGGGAGAGTACAACAATTTGGCTGCTCGTAAGATTGGTCAGGTCGAAATTATAGAGAAGATCAATTCGAATGCTTATCGCTTGAAGTTGCCTAGCCAAATTAAGACATCTTATGTCTTTAATGTCAAATACCTTGTCCCGTTCACAGGGGATTCTTCGGATGAGGAtgcgaattcgagg AAGACAGGAATGGATAAAGGTGTGAAGACGCCCCGGAAGATGGTGACACGATCCCAGACTCGCGCAGCCAAAGAGGTGGTCTCTGGGACTATGACTGATCGCACCttgactgcgatcgagcataGTTCCCCTGTTTTGGAGAGTGAAGTTCCTGGAACTACGACCGATGGCCCTTGTTTCGGCGATCGAGAGCATGATTGA